A region from the Pseudomonas sp. Teo4 genome encodes:
- a CDS encoding ABC transporter permease produces MAARYGKGLLGWAAVLVILALLVHWIGIDTIARYRDDLGFYLQAHLVLVLASMAAALAVGIPAGIALSRPHRVDKAERFMQFFNVGNTIPPLAVLAIALSILGIGAGPAIFALFLASLLPIVRNTYEGLKNVPASLKEAATGIGMTPRQQLWQVELPNAMPIIVGGVRVALALNVGTAPLAFLIGANSLGSLIFPGIALNNQPQLLLGAACTALLALALDTAVSFSSKRWLERGLAR; encoded by the coding sequence GTGGCTGCACGCTACGGAAAAGGGCTGTTGGGATGGGCCGCCGTGCTCGTCATCCTGGCCCTGCTGGTCCACTGGATCGGCATCGACACGATCGCGCGATATCGCGACGATCTTGGGTTTTATCTGCAAGCGCACCTGGTACTGGTGCTGGCTTCGATGGCGGCGGCGTTGGCCGTGGGCATCCCCGCTGGCATTGCCCTGAGTCGACCGCACCGGGTCGACAAAGCCGAGCGCTTCATGCAGTTCTTCAACGTTGGCAACACCATTCCCCCTCTGGCCGTTCTGGCCATCGCGCTCAGTATCCTGGGCATCGGCGCTGGTCCCGCGATCTTCGCGCTGTTTCTCGCCTCCCTCCTGCCTATCGTGCGCAACACCTACGAAGGCCTGAAGAACGTCCCCGCCTCACTCAAGGAAGCCGCCACCGGCATTGGAATGACCCCGCGCCAGCAGCTCTGGCAGGTGGAGCTGCCCAATGCCATGCCGATCATCGTCGGTGGTGTGCGCGTGGCCCTGGCACTGAACGTGGGCACCGCGCCGCTGGCATTCCTGATCGGCGCCAACAGCCTGGGCAGCCTGATCTTCCCTGGCATCGCCCTGAACAACCAGCCTCAGCTGCTACTGGGCGCCGCCTGCACGGCGCTTCTGGCGTTGGCACTGGATACCGCGGTGAGTTTCTCCAGCAAGCGCTGGCTGG